Within Planococcus citri chromosome 2, ihPlaCitr1.1, whole genome shotgun sequence, the genomic segment CGCGcgttttttttgattttctggccCACTGTGAGACGCTTATCACTGCAATTAAttaggattttttaaattttaaaattcaacgggCAGTGAAATTTAAAAGGATGAATAATGTAGAATGATATTGTTGTTAGATTGGGTTTTTCATGTACGCTGATAtggttgcaaaaaattgaatataaaaaatCTCATAGTGCAACAGTTCGTTGGTAAAGTTACAGTTGGTGAAATTTACGCGAGAACTGGTCGTTTGTAACGTTAATTCAACATTTCAGATAGAAAAATATATTCCTGTTTAATTTTGTTCGAAGTTTACGATATACCTAGTGGATTACCTgtattcagaaaatgaaaaccgTACTTTTGGTAGGATTCCTCTTCGTAGGATGCATCGTTGTGCTCAACGCTTGCCGTGGGAGACCTTATTCGGTACCTCGTCCAGCACCTCGTCCGGTACCGCCTCCGATAAATCTACccagtaagttgaaatttctgattAATATTAGGTACCTTCAATAAAGTAGTACTTACCTAAGCAGGCAGATGAGTACaaatattttgagtttttatctAATCAGCAAATCGTTGAAGAAACTAAccaaataagtatacctacttttaaaaattcttatttgtCAATTTGCGAATCGAAATTTAAAACTCAACTCTTCAGAATTTGTAGAGCTCAATCACGAAATCGAAAagtaatttcaaactttttcgtTCATTGAAATGCAAATGACGAATGAAGACTTATGTGTTCGTTTTCCTGTCtagaaattttacaagaaatacATTACGATGTCATGTTTCAGAAAACCTCGAATTTTATAAACCagtcgaatttaaaaatttcgaatttaaaaatggcGAATTTAAACCTGTCGAATTTAAACCTCCTAGAGATCCCAGCAACCACTACAAGAATGAATTACCAAAAGACTCCGCTCCGGATAAACCCATCGATGTTCCTAAAAGTGTCCATGTCGTCCACACGGGTCATTCGTCTGGAGCCTCGGATTCGAATATGGGCCATTATTCAGGACGTATCAACTTATGCCACGCAGTGCACTTCCTTTGGTTTTTAGTGCGTCCGATTATTCAATATTTAACGTTCTTAAACTAGACAGTGCTCTGAAACGAGTTTACAACCTTACACCTCAATCATAcagtcaaatttaaaaaattgacaccaaaAAACGCAGGCTTGTGTCCTATTTTCCAGATAACATTTGAAGCAACGAAGATATATGTATAGTTAAGTACCTTAGTAGATCCTGCTACTAGTTTTTCagctatacatattttttttaaatcgacaaTCGACGCTTTTTGAAATGTCTTCATTATTCAGGCcatcgaagtaggtacctatctttaattaaaaaaaaaaaaaaaggaataatgCGTCGAATGAATTCAATAAATCATTTTGAActctatgtacctagtacctacctagtacctgctttttaaattcattataaTTTTCTCTTTTCTGCTTAATAAACGCTTAAGTATTTCAATAGCTCTCTCGACTATTTATTTAGCCAACTTCCTAAAGCTTCTATTATCACaagtgagtaggtacctattctcaTCTAATACCCCAGGTATACTGTCACAGCTTTCTAGTAGGATTTGGTTATTCGGTAATCACCGTTCTTTTACAACTCGTAATTGTAtggaattaaaataaaaaaaataaaaaaaacacgtgatcTGACTTCACCCTGCTTCTCAATTCTAGCTGATTACGTTCCTTGAAAACAGATCTTCCAAATCTACCTGAATATTCGCATTGAAAGGTCTTCAATAGAACGTGACATTTTGTGGTGCTGGTTGGAATtgccttgaattttttttctcgaacttTCTAAGGCCTTTCATCTTTCAAGTTCATAATAATTTAAGGTTCATTTTCGCCAAGAAATTAATAGGTATTTGAAAGTgtgtaatttttccaagtttttccttcgagaaaaaaatcctctctttatatttttgaccagattttaattttttagaaattccaaaaaattgtcaattgagATGATGTAAATAATTTACGTTCAAAActgtcgaataattttcatttttttttcatttctttttttgatttttatcttacctaagtaaataagtacataaaactacaagcaaaaaaaaaaaaacaacaactggAGTTTCAATTCATATTATCACAGCTAACATAAgaagctatttttttcaactttcggagGAGGTAGCGCCAAAAATGGGTACATTTCCCCGTATCACCCCCCATTTTGGGAGGGGTGGTAAAAATCACCTAGAAGGGTAGTCCTaagttagtgctggatagtgcacgtaTCCCCAACGTTGGTGCACACTCTCTTCACCCCCTTTTTTGATTTACGGGAAATTTCATTGTGAGAACgagaaggtaggtaggtaataggtattcaaTGATTTAGGTTCATCCCCCCTTCAGGGGTGAGAAATATGAAGGATGTTTATTTTATGGCAAATTACATGAATTAGAACATAAcaattgcagaatttttccaatttgatccatattgaaGAAGATGGATAGGAAAAAGTTTCGGGGGGATTGGGGTCCACAAAGGGGGAGAATTCATTACTCTACATTAAAATGGGTGTTTGAAACTAGTATTAACAttccattcaacatttttacaatttttcgtacatttcaaTTCACTTCACATACGTTATATGGGCAAATAACTATGTAAATGGTGAGGGGCAGGTGGGAGAGATGACACTGTAGCCCGCTCTGTAccacaaaaaaacaaagtgaACCACCACCATGccatttttgaattatcaaagATATTACGATCAGTATTAACTATCAACGTTATGAAGCTATTCCAAACCCCCTTATGTTCGAAGCCCGGTAGGTCCACCCACCTTGggactgaaaaattgataaattgctcatctgatgggaaatttgacgttACAAGAGTagaacaacattttttaaaaccatttttgcgctGGAGTCAACATGTATTATTCGAGATTTTGGTCAAACCccgatttgggggggggagctaagatccacaatttggggagAAGCTCACCCGGTACAGTAGAGGACTCCTCCGATttgttttcaggacatcaaaatggtcCAATATAATGAAGCGAAGAATAcgcaatatttttggaaaattttcagtttaggATATCGAAAGAAGCGCTTTCATCATTCTTTCAAACGCTCCCCTCCCTCATCTATCCAAGAAAAAGGCattcttgctttttttaaaacgacAATTAATGGGGAAGAGAAAGCAAATAAATCTTGTTTCTACCCAAATGAAGCGAGCtcggaaaattttctgaaaaggaGGAGGGGTGATAAGGCCATTCTTGGCACCAGATATAGTTATCGACAATtcaccactcttaaaatgtttaaataaaTGTTCCAAATCCGAATCTGTGGTTAGTTAACcagaaatgatcatttttttgggctccaggctccaggggtttccaaagttgcgtataaaaaaataattttaggaccCACTGacagtatttttgaatttttttttttagtgtaggCCTAAAATATTGTTGTTTAAACCCAATAAACGTTATTCGAGGTGAtctttctattttcgaccctcgggagcACAAATGGGGAGCGGggtgtgatttttgaaaaattttggtaccaCCATTTAGAACCTACCTGTTCGAACCCCCCACCACAAAGCTTTTTACGgttcattagtatctgaaagacctccatccatGCAaatgagctcaataaaattttccgctggtactcaaaaatccaattttccaatttttcgaaatttcgatgttttggaaacccctggaaaacgagaaatctgcgatttgcgccaaacgtaatgtTTTGAGGCATATGcatattcatttattcaattatctagGTGCAAAAAGTTCAATCAAGCTCTCTGTATacctattcgtaattttgaatccCTTTTTTAGAGTCCCCACAttgggcacccctaaaaaaggcgttgaCACATATTCTTTCAAACAAATCGAAGAATTTACATAAAATGCATTAGCAAAtgcagaatgatttttcatttgatttgttAACTTTCacaattgagcttttttggcgcaaattctgtgatttttttacttcgttgaaatcgtgaaaacgtgattttaacgttttttcgaagagtaaaatctcagaatttgacccaaaatggctcaaatatgaaaaattacaggaaaaatcgaatgaaagaTCACCTCGCATAATGTTTATCTGGTTCAAAAGAATATTTtacagtaaaaaaatttgaaaataatacttagtggttcttaaaattttttttattcgccactttgggaacccctggagaccgaaaaattataattttgggttaactaaccagtaaccacggattcgtatttgaaacatttatttacattttaagAATGGTCGAGTTGATAACTatctggtgccaaaaaatgaccttataaggtcaatgaaaaaattttccagtgtTAGAAGATGGTGATGGTGAGTACCCATTTGAGGTTCTGCGTCGACTtaggccattgccatcaaaatccaagaccccTTTTAGAGCTCTGCTGCTGTTGAAAACttgcaaatcacttattttgaGAGGAATTTcggttttgaacattttttcttcgcaatatTTTCGTATTAATCGAGCCAAAACCtggaaaaatgtcattttatgaaattggagaaacattTTGGAAAGCAATGGTgctaatttcgaaaaaacgagAATAACAGCTGAAAACTGACCTCGATTTCTGATTCAGAAATGGCATTACATTGATGTTTCGACGTACCAAAATTAATTATAACGCGATTAATGTGATTCAGACATTTGCAGAATAGTGAATAGTACTCCTCCTAGATCAAAATTAGagaccaaaataaaaatacattaaaaataatgtacgaAGGTATAAGTCTACTCagctatacatttttttgagatatgAACTCCGGATACGCGATACGTACTATCTTCAAACCCCACACAATATTATAAAATGAGAAAGATCACGACGTCGATGGAGCATATTTACACAGTCATTCTTTTTAAAAGACTGAATTCAGTTCACACAAAGTTGAATTACCTATTGaagcatttttgtttttctgttacTGATTATCATtaatatattttcgaaatgGTAAAAGTAAGAGAATTCTGTTGCGGATGTTCACTTCGAAGTGGAACCTTTATTATTGCATGGGGCTCACTTGtaagttacctatacctaactctaattatttacctacttataatataggtatattaaaaaaattggtattattTCAATTATCCAGGCAGCACaagttttctcaacattttatttattcagtaTTGATTTTTAGATGAACAGTtgcttgtttttcattttgtgcaTTGTTAATTACTTGAACCTTCTTCGTCGAAGTAAATTGAATTCCAGTTACCAATCCTCATATTCATCATATACCAGTAAGTTTTAgacatttaaaaagtttaaCATCAATTTCATCGCAAAGCATAATCATATAGGTTACTTTACAGCTACCactaataaaatttaattttttgtttagtttCAACACCTTCTCCTTATATTTTTATGTATAATATAATAAGGATTGCTGTCGGAATAGCGGTTTCTATCCTAGCAATATGGGCAATTCAAAAGGTAAGTTCTGGATTGCAATCGAAGTAGTGTTTTGATTAACTTTTGGTACCTATCCAATTTCACCTTCTAACAGTTgtgtttaatttttagaataaagttAAATTTTTGGATGGTCTATTTTGGTACCTGTGTTACACCGCAGGAGCTCTCGCATTCAGCTCAATATTAGTGCTCTTTTTACCTTCTTGGGAGCTAGCTCTGAGCGGAGAAAATCCCATTGTCCAGGGTCAAATTAAATACAGCTCAGAACTGGAGAACAGaatgtttcttttcttcttATATCTGTTTGGAATTGGTAAGTATATAAGAACACTTATACCCCACCTGTTCTATGTTAATTTTAATACGAGGCACGACATTCCGCCAAGAAAGCCTAGGTCcagttttcaaacttttccagttgagtggggggggggggggggtgtaatgaAAAAGTCTGGCACATGCGTTTACTAAATAATAGGTACCAGTGAGATAGCCTATCACTAAAATACATTTTCGACGATTGATTTTGTGTTTCATTGGCAACATATTGACCAATTTTGGAGTAGGTACCGTACCTATTGTGGGCCACATGACACGAGAGGTTAAAAAATGTGTTAGAAAAAAGAAGTCCTGAAGGCCATTTTGGAATAGGTATCCCGTGCctcatatttgtattttgtacaaagttaatatgtatttcaaacatttattttgTTACTTTCTTGTTTGTTCAGGGATGTTATCCTACTTCGCTCTTGTAGTAAAAAGTTTCCGAGATTACAGCCTGAGAAATAGTGCTCAGAATGGTCAATTTGTTGGCCCAGATCCGACAGCAGTgggatttttagctgcctaaggTGATTACCTGTTTAATCCGTATAGCTTGTATGTTTTATGTACGCAATGTTCATGAATAAGTAAATTAGGTATAGCCTGAAGCACGTTTTTGACAACGATACTTAatactcaaattttaaatattccaTTTGAgtgaataaatatttaaaaaaattatattttattgtaTTAGAAATATTATATGCTTGTTTAATTACCTacgttttattgaaaattatttatttatgatTTCTCAAGGTTCGGTATGATTGGGTAACATACTCACTTACTCAGgcatttatatatttttattttaaattattgccACTTCATCATCCCTTCCATGCTGAGATCTTCTATGGAGtaatgtaattgaaaaaactgattttgatcaaaaaatttgaaaaataatttaggtatgtcgaaaattaaaaaagctcTGTTTAAATATCTCTGACTCGCAAAATTCGttgttttagtgttttttttttctaaatgtggCAACGTTTCCATCGAGATTTCTTATTTTCTGTAATAGTGATCCAAATCGAATTTTatggacaaaaaattattttggtatttttgatttgCCAACGATAAATTTTTCGTTACCTAGCTAAATTTATTAaataacttatgaaaaaaacaacaacaacaacaacaaaataacaaaacagaactaataaataaaatatatttttttctgggtGGTTTAAGTATCATCGTGAGCATCCTTTATTGATATGTAATCAGCATCCGAAGCgcggaaattttgcaaaaaaagaaagcTGATAaactatttttatcaaattatagtacatattttcatgcGCTATCGTGATATCCCACgcaacattaaaaattgaaggagatAATTCCgatgttgtttattttttatttcttaggCACAGGCATTCCTTCTCAaacgagtttaaaaattttttaaagcgaaTGTTGCATAGTGATGTTAAAATGCGCGCATATTCATTTGCCTGCGCGCAAGGTGAGCATTTGCgcgcatatgcgcgcatttgcCCGAAAATTCCGCAAACGGATCTTATTAGCTTCTATTTGTGATCTTCAAcaagaaaagttgtccaaaaaacgGAAAAGCATGAATAAACAGGGCaaaagcaggacaatttctcatattttatttaaaaggaAGGGAGAGTGGTTCAATATTAttgcaatcgatttttttcactactttagaaaatattttgatttctttttcaattcaaaattttcaaatgtttggatCTTTTCTTCCGAATTTATCATCCTTTCAGtgaaaatgtttataaattataatttccaaaataagggaagagtaaaatggaaattcaaaaatgattgattcaaaatacatataaaaaaacaacccatttttccaaaaatacccacctcaatattttcagaaagagatgccctcaaatttttgttccatggTCAAAAAATAGTAAGTAAAAAAGGCAATAGCAAgataatttcttaaattttatattttgaatgaaagggggaggggaggggttcgatattattttttcactacttcagaAAGCATATAacgaagagtgatattccaaaactcgctttgtccatttttatcgaagtgcgtttttcagcagtacctggtaggtgaagtattaactcacattcctacatcatcaacttaccaaaatgaagtgttaaactcacctaaatagccaattcactaaaatttaaaaaaaaaataatgttccaaaacgcgctttgtccatttttattgaaatttttttcagcagtatctagtggatgaagtgtatacttAAACTCCTacctcataaatccacccaaataaagtgttaaactcgcctaaaaagccaatttacccgtttaaagggaaactgtttttcctctttcctgaaaagttgtaaaaatggacaaagcgagttttggaatatcactcttcatttcgatttttttttcaattcaaaattttcatatgttTAGATGTTTCCCTCCTTCcctcaaatttatcatcactttgcagacaatttttagaaattcattttttcaaaaataaaataaaatacgaaagAATAAGATAAGATATaggaattacaaaaatttgtatatgGTTTCTCCACTAATgggggaaccctattaaaatcacCTGGAATCATCGTTTAAGGTTTAccatttcttccaaaaatacttgaatatttttcagaagggagagtctcaaattttgtttcattattaaaaaatagaagaaatgaTCTAGTAAAGCTACAAAGAGTCAAACAAGCAGGACGCaggacatcatgaaaaaaaggagaaaaggTCGAACTTTCTGAAggacacattttttaaatattttaaacattGGGAATCAAATTGAACAAGAATTTATCACTCTTTACCGAGAAATTGTTatgaaataaagtaaaaatggctaaaatcatgtcattttctgactttgggggaggtgagttgagttaatagcgtttttattagtttattcATCAATAGCGACCTCTGgcgtgtattttgatatgtcacatgatttttttcatcacgcaTATTTTGcgcatttgctcaaaatttttggacgcaaatgcgcgcatttgctcggcgagcatatgctcataacatcactaaattgttgcaaaaaaatgttgaaaaatattgaaaactgactgataaaattttatcaatgcaAATTATATCTATAAAGTGAATGTAGAACTGTggatggtaaaattttttttttttaacgttacAATTTGTAATAGTGAAAGTGATAGAGACTGAGATAAGTGATCGGGGTCATAAGAATTACCATAGAGAAAATGACAGGAAAATATCTCCTAAGGGGTGAGAATTAGCCTGTGCCTAGTTGCACATTACTATGCAACTCATAAATCACAATCCACTATTCATACTAATTTTTCTAAGCACGTAATCTATAAATAAATCACGAGACAAAAATTTATACTCCTTTTATTGAcgatgtaattttcaataaaatacatTAAATTATTGTGCAGATAATAAAGTATTAATTATCGTAAGGCTAATTAATACAGTAGGGGAGGTACACTAGTTTGCGACAAGTTAAGGAAAAACCTGACTTCAATTGGCCGTTACTTTTGATAGAGTGAACCTATCTTAATTACTGAAGTTGAATTAGATAGAGTATTCTATCTAGTTTTACAATTAACCATTGAAAGATCtaatttctttttcgtttttttaataatttcaattattttgaaaaaagtgcaaaTGCACTAGTTCGTGACACCAAATCACTAGTTTTTCGACATTCTGTACCTACTAGTTTGTGACATTCACTTGGACTAATTATTTCGACAATTTGTACTAGTTTGTGACATCAACTATTGATAAGAAATGggataatttttacattttatgattatATTTATCATGTGTTATTCTGttttaaatcaaatcaaattcaattgTGAAGCAGTTGATAAgtaaaatagtaggtaaaaatgcctattttcaaattaatttttatacctagGTAGTAATTATCAACAATTACTGCACTTATGTAATGCTCAAATGATTATCAgcattgaaatttctgaaaaggggggttccccaaaaaggggaggtggtgtggatctgaaatttttcacctggTAGTTTCTTGAtagtacccaccttccatgctagtatcaacccaaACGCTCTCGGCGGTCATTTAACCCCTCATATGCACCGAtagcattttgaagttttttagaaaacccctcacatttgaatggttcaagctccaccccccttaggggcagaaagacagttgatatatcaatatgTGAGAGGGATATATGCCGTTCCTGTAAGGGATATTAGGGACAGATTACCACCCTTGTGGTGGTAACACTGAACAGCGTCGCGAGCTGGACGTCGAGTCCGGTGATCGGCGCTGCGGCCGTTATTCGTCATGTACTACTGTGTAGTGTCGGGTCagttaatttgagtttattgGGCACGTTCGCGTGAATGGTTAATTTGAACTTATTATTTCTTTGTAATGTCAATTTGAGTTTATATGGTTAATTTGAGTTTATCAGTGTATTAATTGTGTTAAACGGTTTCGCCGAAGAAggcaattattatattattgtttCATTGTGTAATTGTGTTTAAATCGACATGTATCGTAATTGAATACATAATTCTACCAACACCGCGTGTCGTGTATTATTCTGTGTAATATTATTTACCAATCTAGCCGGGGTAAGTCTCTTCTTAATCCATTATAGGAAGTCAGCATAAAGTAATATTTCACATTGGCGCCTAACTGCaatctgaaattaaatttagtgCATTTTTCCTGCTTATACACG encodes:
- the LOC135834651 gene encoding uncharacterized protein LOC135834651; amino-acid sequence: MVKVREFCCGCSLRSGTFIIAWGSLMNSCLFFILCIVNYLNLLRRSKLNSSYQSSYSSYTISTPSPYIFMYNIIRIAVGIAVSILAIWAIQKNKVKFLDGLFWYLCYTAGALAFSSILVLFLPSWELALSGENPIVQGQIKYSSELENRMFLFFLYLFGIGMLSYFALVVKSFRDYSLRNSAQNGQFVGPDPTAVGFLAA